Proteins found in one Paenibacillus sp. genomic segment:
- the rpiB gene encoding ribose 5-phosphate isomerase B, translating to MKIAIGADHAGYRLKAELLDGIRALGHEVEDFGAHGPESVDYPDFASAVCNQVVAGKADRGILICGTGIGMSIAANKIPGIRCALVHDTFSAKATREHNDTNVLALGERVVGPGLAQEIVTTWLSTEFSQGERHKNRIAKVCSLEAQANLHP from the coding sequence GTGAAAATCGCAATCGGGGCGGATCACGCGGGCTATCGGTTAAAGGCGGAACTGCTGGACGGCATTCGGGCGCTTGGCCACGAGGTGGAGGATTTCGGCGCGCACGGGCCGGAGTCGGTCGATTATCCGGACTTTGCGTCGGCGGTATGCAACCAGGTGGTCGCCGGCAAGGCGGACCGGGGCATTCTGATTTGCGGCACGGGCATCGGCATGTCGATCGCGGCGAACAAAATTCCGGGCATCCGCTGCGCGCTCGTGCACGATACGTTCTCGGCGAAGGCGACGCGGGAGCATAACGACACGAACGTGCTGGCGCTCGGCGAGCGCGTCGTCGGACCGGGGCTCGCGCAGGAGATCGTGACGACGTGGCTGTCGACCGAATTTTCGCAAGGCGAACGCCACAAAAATCGCATCGCGAAAGTGTGCTCGTTGGAAGCGCAAGCGAATTTGCACCCGTAA
- the spoIIP gene encoding stage II sporulation protein P, whose product MKEAATTLAETLGALARAFCTVVAWCVVGAFVAITAVSILWKLEPMPVRSLDGAAASLPGRFYADMLGFEIAQLQRDSEGSSFSTRSVTSFLTRLTTGVDPLDPRTFAAQMLPGAQGDRSVILIHGIGTGPTDYPVEVPPAPHLQEPSESTPQPEGTTGEDPAASEDVPPENADEPPSSAGDPAEPPGEEAEPAPREPVPNVVFVYHSHPTESFLPELEGADQIDEAYEQEDRSKMITAVGERLAASLTELGVGALHSDEYYPWRGAYNESRKTVKAVMQQHEELQFFFDLHRDSARKEKTALVHEGRTYAKLFFVVGQKNPNYKENQKLAEELHYRVEEKIKGLSRGVVGKKEGSNGEFNQSLSPGSILIEVGGVDNTLEEAFRTVDVLAEVIAELYWERADAVETDAEPTPPPA is encoded by the coding sequence ATGAAGGAAGCAGCCACCACGCTTGCGGAGACGCTCGGCGCGCTCGCCCGCGCGTTCTGCACCGTCGTCGCTTGGTGCGTCGTCGGCGCATTCGTCGCGATTACGGCCGTGTCGATCCTATGGAAACTGGAGCCGATGCCCGTACGAAGCCTGGACGGCGCCGCCGCCTCGCTGCCGGGACGGTTTTACGCGGATATGCTCGGCTTCGAAATCGCTCAGCTGCAGCGGGACTCGGAGGGTTCGTCCTTCTCGACGCGGAGCGTGACGTCGTTCCTGACGCGGCTCACGACCGGCGTCGATCCGCTCGATCCGCGCACGTTCGCGGCGCAAATGCTGCCCGGCGCCCAAGGCGACCGCAGCGTCATCCTGATTCACGGCATCGGCACCGGCCCGACGGACTACCCCGTCGAGGTTCCCCCCGCGCCTCACCTGCAGGAGCCGTCGGAATCGACGCCCCAGCCGGAGGGGACGACCGGAGAAGATCCGGCCGCCTCGGAGGACGTTCCGCCGGAGAACGCCGACGAACCGCCGTCCTCCGCGGGCGACCCGGCGGAGCCGCCGGGCGAAGAGGCGGAGCCCGCTCCGCGGGAGCCCGTTCCGAACGTCGTGTTCGTCTACCATTCCCATCCGACGGAATCGTTCCTGCCGGAGCTGGAAGGCGCCGATCAAATCGATGAAGCCTACGAACAAGAGGACCGGTCGAAAATGATCACGGCGGTCGGCGAGCGTCTCGCCGCCAGCTTGACCGAGCTCGGCGTGGGCGCGCTTCATTCGGACGAATACTACCCGTGGCGCGGCGCGTACAACGAGTCGCGGAAAACGGTGAAGGCCGTCATGCAGCAGCATGAAGAGCTCCAGTTTTTCTTCGACCTGCACCGGGATTCGGCGCGCAAGGAGAAGACGGCGCTCGTGCACGAAGGCCGGACGTACGCGAAGCTGTTCTTCGTCGTCGGGCAAAAAAATCCGAATTACAAGGAAAATCAAAAGCTCGCCGAGGAGCTTCACTATCGAGTCGAAGAAAAGATCAAAGGGCTCTCCCGCGGCGTCGTCGGCAAGAAAGAGGGCTCCAACGGCGAATTCAACCAAAGCTTGTCGCCGGGCAGCATCTTGATCGAGGTCGGCGGAGTCGACAACACGCTGGAGGAAGCTTTCCGCACCGTCGACGTGCTGGCCGAGGTTATCGCGGAGCTGTACTGGGAGCGGGCCGACGCCGTCGAGACCGACGCGGAGCCGACGCCTCCGCCCGCGTAA
- the glyA gene encoding serine hydroxymethyltransferase, which produces MEHLRAQDPEMLKAMGLELGRQRDNIELIASENIVSEAVLEAMGSVLTNKYAEGYPGRRYYGGCEYVDIAEDIARDRVKALFGAEHANVQPHSGAQANMAVYLAALKPGDTVLGMNLAHGGHLTHGSPVNASGILYNFVPYGVEDDTHTIDYDKVRKLAFKHMPRMIVAGASAYPRIIDFEALASIANDVGALFMVDMAHIAGLVAGGVHPSPVPHAHFVTSTTHKTLRGPRGGLILCRKPWAAAIDKAVFPGSQGGPLMHIIAAKGVAFGEALKPEFKTYAQNVVTNAKAMAEQFLAEGIPLVSGGTDNHLMLVDLQSLNITGKVAEKLLDEVGITVNKNAIPNDPAGPMITSGIRIGTPAVTTRGMGVEAMRQIATIIATVLKAPNDASVLDKARGMVRDLTAQYPLYPNMKY; this is translated from the coding sequence ATGGAACATTTGAGAGCGCAAGATCCGGAAATGCTGAAAGCGATGGGCCTCGAGCTCGGCCGCCAGCGGGACAACATCGAATTGATCGCATCGGAAAACATCGTCAGCGAAGCGGTGCTCGAAGCGATGGGCTCCGTACTGACGAACAAGTACGCGGAAGGCTATCCGGGCCGCCGTTATTATGGCGGTTGCGAATACGTCGACATCGCCGAAGACATCGCGCGCGACCGCGTGAAGGCGCTGTTCGGCGCGGAGCACGCGAACGTGCAGCCGCACTCCGGCGCGCAAGCGAACATGGCGGTATATCTCGCGGCGCTGAAGCCGGGCGACACCGTCCTCGGCATGAATCTCGCGCACGGCGGACACCTCACGCACGGCAGCCCGGTCAACGCGTCCGGCATCCTGTATAACTTCGTGCCGTACGGCGTCGAAGACGATACGCATACGATCGATTACGACAAGGTCCGCAAGCTGGCCTTCAAACATATGCCGCGAATGATCGTCGCGGGCGCGAGCGCGTACCCGCGCATCATCGATTTCGAAGCGCTCGCTTCGATCGCGAACGACGTCGGCGCCCTCTTCATGGTCGACATGGCGCATATCGCGGGCCTCGTCGCCGGCGGCGTTCACCCGAGCCCGGTGCCGCATGCGCACTTCGTCACGAGTACGACGCATAAGACGCTCCGCGGTCCGCGCGGCGGCCTCATCCTGTGCCGCAAGCCGTGGGCGGCCGCGATCGACAAAGCGGTGTTCCCGGGCTCGCAGGGCGGTCCGCTCATGCACATCATCGCGGCGAAAGGCGTCGCATTCGGCGAAGCGCTGAAGCCGGAGTTCAAGACGTACGCGCAGAACGTCGTCACGAACGCGAAGGCGATGGCGGAGCAGTTCCTCGCGGAAGGCATTCCGCTGGTCTCCGGCGGCACGGACAACCACCTGATGCTCGTCGACCTGCAGTCGCTCAACATTACAGGGAAAGTCGCGGAGAAGCTGCTCGACGAAGTCGGCATCACGGTGAACAAGAACGCGATCCCGAACGACCCGGCGGGCCCGATGATCACGTCCGGCATCCGGATCGGCACGCCGGCGGTCACGACGCGCGGCATGGGCGTCGAAGCGATGCGCCAGATTGCCACGATCATCGCGACGGTGCTGAAGGCGCCGAACGACGCGTCGGTGCTGGACAAGGCGCGCGGCATGGTGCGCGACCTGACGGCGCAATACCCGCTGTATCCGAACATGAAGTACTAA
- a CDS encoding endonuclease/exonuclease/phosphatase family protein: MMTTMPAAGAGTTRAAVVMTFNLRRASLFDGYNAWRYRKGRAAEAIAAAEADFVGTQEGFRSMMAELNALLPGYAWLGEGRMGGAAGETNAILYRQDRWTPEESGTFWLSETPGRPGSRSWGAAYPRICTWALFRENADPTVRLAVFNTHLDHLSRAARQHGASLAGRRLLELRGRTGAPAVLTGDFNAKPSSGAIAQLAKPPFEFVHAFESYPGGTRAAGATYHGFRGGGRKGEPIDYIFASKPCRLLRTTVDREKYRGKYPSDHYPVFARLEWETS, encoded by the coding sequence ATGATGACGACGATGCCGGCGGCCGGCGCGGGAACGACGCGCGCCGCCGTCGTCATGACGTTCAACCTGCGCCGGGCGTCGCTGTTCGACGGGTATAACGCTTGGCGGTACCGGAAGGGGCGCGCCGCGGAGGCGATCGCGGCCGCGGAAGCCGATTTCGTCGGAACGCAGGAAGGCTTCCGCAGCATGATGGCGGAGCTGAACGCGCTGCTTCCCGGCTACGCCTGGCTCGGCGAAGGGCGGATGGGCGGCGCCGCCGGCGAAACGAACGCGATTCTTTACCGGCAGGACCGGTGGACGCCGGAGGAATCGGGGACGTTCTGGCTGTCGGAAACGCCGGGGCGGCCGGGGAGCCGCAGCTGGGGCGCGGCCTATCCTCGCATTTGCACGTGGGCGTTGTTTCGCGAGAACGCCGACCCGACCGTGCGGCTCGCCGTCTTCAACACGCATCTGGACCACCTTAGCCGCGCGGCGAGGCAGCACGGCGCTTCGCTCGCGGGGAGGCGGCTGCTGGAGCTGCGGGGACGGACGGGCGCGCCTGCCGTGCTCACCGGCGACTTCAACGCGAAGCCGAGCAGCGGCGCCATCGCCCAGCTCGCGAAGCCGCCGTTCGAGTTCGTGCACGCCTTCGAATCGTATCCCGGGGGGACGCGCGCCGCCGGAGCGACGTACCACGGCTTCCGGGGCGGCGGGCGCAAGGGCGAGCCGATCGATTACATTTTCGCGTCGAAGCCGTGCCGGCTCTTGCGAACGACCGTGGATCGGGAGAAATATCGCGGCAAATATCCGTCAGACCATTACCCGGTATTCGCCCGTCTCGAGTGGGAGACAAGTTAG
- a CDS encoding TIGR01440 family protein yields the protein MAAEFERWAEEAYRTALEIAQAGGLTAGRLFVVGASTSEVLGSRIGTAGATDVAAALFGGLQRFRDETGIYVAYQCCEHLNRALVVEREAMERYRLEPVTVVPVPKAGGAMASYAYRKLPDAVMVEEIAAHAGLDIGETMIGMHLRKVAVPYRPALRFIGEARVNAAYTRPKLIGGARAVYIIEEDEANATKACE from the coding sequence ATGGCGGCGGAATTCGAACGTTGGGCGGAGGAAGCGTACCGGACGGCGCTCGAGATCGCGCAGGCGGGCGGACTGACGGCGGGTCGGCTGTTCGTCGTCGGGGCGAGCACGAGCGAAGTGCTCGGCAGCCGCATCGGCACGGCGGGCGCGACGGACGTCGCCGCGGCGCTGTTCGGCGGACTGCAGCGGTTTCGGGACGAAACCGGCATATATGTCGCATACCAATGCTGCGAGCATCTGAACCGGGCGCTCGTGGTCGAGCGGGAGGCGATGGAGCGGTACCGGCTCGAGCCGGTGACCGTCGTGCCGGTGCCGAAGGCGGGCGGCGCGATGGCTTCTTACGCGTACCGCAAGCTGCCGGACGCCGTCATGGTCGAGGAAATCGCGGCGCATGCCGGGCTCGATATCGGCGAGACGATGATCGGCATGCATTTGCGCAAGGTCGCGGTGCCGTACCGCCCGGCGCTCCGCTTCATCGGCGAAGCGAGGGTGAACGCGGCGTACACGCGCCCGAAGCTGATCGGCGGCGCCCGGGCCGTTTATATCATAGAGGAAGACGAAGCGAACGCAACAAAAGCTTGCGAATAA
- a CDS encoding low molecular weight protein arginine phosphatase gives MKRILLVCTGNTCRSPMAEALFRRMAEERGVPAEVKSAGVAALAGQPMSRHAADVLRAKGIDPSGFRSSEVTEADVAWADMILTMTSHHKRHLLERFPQAVEKTYALKEFASAESETAELMKEREALIAELQLKIALGQPIADEERDRLYELERQLPSPDIPDPIGGSRKVYESTAEEIEKAIEAALERLKER, from the coding sequence GTGAAACGAATCCTGTTGGTATGTACCGGAAATACGTGCAGAAGTCCGATGGCCGAGGCATTGTTCCGCCGCATGGCGGAGGAGCGGGGCGTCCCCGCGGAAGTGAAGTCGGCCGGGGTCGCGGCGCTCGCGGGACAACCTATGTCGCGGCACGCGGCGGACGTGCTCCGCGCGAAAGGGATCGACCCGAGCGGATTCCGTTCGAGCGAAGTGACCGAAGCGGACGTGGCGTGGGCCGATATGATCCTGACGATGACGTCGCATCACAAGCGGCATTTGTTGGAGCGGTTTCCGCAAGCTGTCGAGAAAACATACGCCCTGAAAGAATTCGCAAGCGCCGAAAGCGAAACGGCCGAGCTCATGAAGGAGCGGGAGGCGCTCATCGCAGAGCTGCAGCTGAAAATCGCGCTCGGGCAGCCGATCGCGGACGAAGAACGCGACCGCCTGTACGAATTGGAACGGCAGCTGCCGTCGCCGGACATCCCGGACCCGATCGGAGGCAGCCGCAAGGTGTACGAGTCGACGGCGGAGGAGATCGAAAAGGCGATTGAAGCGGCGCTCGAACGGCTGAAGGAGCGGTAA